A single window of Gossypium arboreum isolate Shixiya-1 chromosome 13, ASM2569848v2, whole genome shotgun sequence DNA harbors:
- the LOC108462337 gene encoding uncharacterized protein LOC108462337 gives MDSVEEEVPSGEGEMEELVRPSSTNVPASVNEHPPSHFAGMVRQKAYVFDGFGNYFNKEWDLGEGEGKEFCWYHVELPKVRQKCSQSAQHLIDVLCPPLKLQDILSLASNGPFCGHVDGALVFRVNSPGPISSSFTFRLAARITEKSVITVSLGRVPRLGFSPVGQSLLSEIPSVENPSNYKRGSTKRSGIVIKEHVLEFLLTMNHSEEADNPVPKSISNLVVHVIDTHVDHLEDVVTKLEMELETVELELDRGGFALKKEMLDDRRFPKMHLNLQRLLQVIAHGEQVFPRVKEKCLSKSWFLSKDINSLDELIGRLRRLKENVGFLANRVTAIQAGLDSWQSEQINKKLYYLSFLSIVFLPLSVITGVFGMNVGGVPWTMQNNPEVKDGFFKVMVLCVAMLLLVLLCFLFPILYSHVMAWYKKRFLRRTWSHNRRSCRRTIGIQERSCCPRID, from the exons ATGGATTCAGTTGAGGAAGAAGTACCATCCGGAGAAGGAGAGATGGAGGAATTGGTTAGACCGTCCTCCACAAATGTCCCCGCTTCGGTAAATGAACACCCGCCGTCACATTTCGCCGGTATGGTGAGGCAAAAAGCATATGTTTTCGACGGTTTCGGGAATTACTTCAATAAGGAATGGGATCTTGGTGAAGGTGAAGGGAAGGAGTTTTGTTGGTACCATGTAGAACTTCCAAAAGTGAGACAAAAATGTTCTCAATCTGCCCAACACCTTATAGATGTCCTTTGTCCACCTTTAAAGCTCCAAGACATTCTCTCACTCGCTAGCAATGGGCCGTTTTGCGGACATGTGGATGGAGCACTCGTCTTTCGGGTCAATTCACCTGGCCCTATCTCCAGTAGCTTTACGTTTAGACTAGCTGCAAGGATTACCGAGAAATCGGTGATTACCGTGTCTTTGGGACGTGTTCCTCGATTAGGTTTCTCGCCGGTCGGTCAATCACTTCTCTCAGAGATCCCTAGTGTCGAAAATCCGTCGAATTACAAAAGAGGAAGTACTAAACGGAGCGGGATTGTTATTAAAGAACATGTTCTGGAGTTTTTATTAACAATGAACCACTCGGAGGAGGCCGATAATCCGGTTCCCAAATCAATCTCAAACCTTGTAGTTCACGTCATCGACACCCACGTCGATCACCTTGAAGATGTCGTTACTAAACTCGAAATGGAGCTGGAAACTGTGGAGCTTGAGTTGGATAGAG GTGGATTTGCTTTAAAGAAAGAGATGCTAGACGATAGGCGATTCCCCAAAATGCATCTAAATTTGCAACGCCTCCTTCAG GTGATTGCACATGGAGAGCAAGTATTTCCCCGAGTGAAGGAAAAATGTTTATCTAAATCATGGTTTCTTAGTAAAGACATAAACTCGCTTGACGAGTTGATCGGAAGGTTGAGGAGGTTGAAAGAGAACGTAGGGTTTCTAGCGAATCGGGTTACCGCAATTCAGGCGGGTTTGGACAGTTGGCAGTCGGAGCAAATAAACAAAAAGCTCTATTACCTCTCTTTCCTTTCTATAGTATTCCTTCCTTTATCTGTCATCACCGGAG TGTTTGGAATGAATGTGGGTGGAGTTCCATGGACAATGCAAAATAACCCTGAAGTAAAAGATGGTTTCTTCAAGGTGATGGTTCTTTGTGTAGCGATGTTGCTGCTAGTGTTGCTATGCTTTCTTTTCCCGATACTCTATTCACACGTGATGGCCTGGTATAAGAAGCGTTTTCTCAGACGAACTTGGTCTCATAACCGGAGATCCTGTCGGAGAACCATTGGAATCCAAGAAAGAAGTTGTTGCCCAAGGATTGACTGA